Genomic DNA from Flavobacterium sp. N502540:
TATTTTTAACCAGTCGAACAACGCTTTGCTGTTCTATTAAAACTCCTTTTGGTTCTCCGGTAGAACCTGAGGTGTACATGACATAAGCCAGATCATTTGCTTTCGCGTAGGTACTTTCAAACTTAGAAGAATAATCCGTTTGTGATTTTACAAAATCTTCTATCAGATCTGCTGCAATCAAACATTCGGCATTAGCATCTTTAATGATGTAACTGATTCGTTCCTGAGGATAATCAGTCGAAATAGGTACATAAGCACAACCCAATTTTAACAGGGCCAAAATACTTATGATCTGCCACTCGTTCTTTGGCAGATAAATGGCTGCCAGATCTCTTTTTATTTTGTAATTCTCTTCTAAATAATTGGCCAACTGATTGGCAACATTATTAAGTTCCTGATAAGTGTATCTCTGTTTTTTGTATACGAGAGCTGTTTTTTCGGGTGTCAGGGCAGCCTGCTTTTCAAACAATTCTATAATCGATGCTTCCTTCGGGTAATCGGTTTGATGACCGTTTATTTCTTCCAGTAAATGTTGCTTTTCGGCCTGTGTCAGACAATCGATAGCGCTTATCTTTTGGCCTCCGTTTAGGGTAACCTGTACTAGTATTTGCTCTAAATGATTAAGCAATGAAGTGATTTTTTCTGAAGAGAATATATCGGTGTTGTATTGTAAGCTTAGCGTAAGTTTAGATTCCGTTATTAAAAAATCAAACGTTAAATCAAATTTGGCACTTACCCCGTTTCCAACCACATCAATAATAGTATCATAAGTTGCTGCATCTGAAGGCTCATTATTTTCTTCTCTGGCCGTAACTACGATGTCAAACAAAGGGTTTCTGCTGGCATCATACTTAATATTCAGGAGCTTAATTAACTCATCGAGTGGAAATTTTTGGTATTCTTTGGCGTTGATTACATTTTCTTTTATTTGTTTTAAAGTTTCTGTAAACGAAGCGTTTTCATCTAAATGAGTTCGCAATGGAATTGTATTGGCATAAAATCCAATCTGATCAAACAATTCGGGATAATCACGGTTTACAATCGGGCTTCCTGTAATGATATCCTGATCGCCGGTATTTTTATAGATAAGAATATTGGTTACGGCTAAAAAGACCATGAAGAGCGAAACTTCTTCGTTTTCACACAACGTATTTAAATCTTTTAAAATATTGCCTTTTAAAACTTTTGAAATCACTCCGCCATTATGGGTTTTAATATTGGGTCTTTTTTGATCTCCCAATTCACTCAGGATTGGCAAATTGCCTTCAAATTGTTTCAACCAGTAATTTTTATCCGCTTCAATGGCATCGCTTTTAATCATGCTTTGCTCCCACACAGCATAATCCTTAAACTGTATGGCTAATGGCGGTAAAATAATGTCTCTTTTTTCGTTGTACTTTTCATATAAGGCGTACAGCTCTTTTACAAAAACATCTGTTGACCATCCGTCAAAAATGATATGGTGAAAAATGATGCCGATGATCCATTTGTCGTCTTTAACGCTTATCAATGCCGCTTTCATCAAAGGAGGTGTTTCTAAATTAAAAGAGACATCGCCAGTTTCTATAAGTGCTTTTTGCAAATCTTTTTCTAAGGTTTCGCTATTGCGCAAATCCAAATACTGGATTTTTAACGGTTCGATTTTTTGGATCGGAATGATAATTTGTCTTGGTTCACCACTTTCATTTGTAATAAAAGCAGTTCTTAAAACTTCATGTCGTTCTAATAAGCTGTTCAATGCCTTAGTAAAAGATTCTACGTTTACAGGTTTATTTTTAACGTCTATTATCCTGATATTGTAAGCCTTATTAGCCTGAGTATCTATAGAACATATATTGTACATTCTGTATTGAGAAGACGATAAAGGGTAACTCTCTGCTATTTCTGCATTAGGGATCGATAACGTATAACCGTTTTTAGCACTATCAATAAATACAGCCTGCTGCTCTATGGTAGGATGAATGTAAATTTCCTTGATATTGAGATGCATGCCAAAATTCACAAAAATCTGATTGGACAGTTTAATCATTTTCAGACTGTGTCCGCCTAAATGGAAAAAATTGTCCTGAATTCCGATTACTTTGCGATCCAGAATACGCTGCCATATTTCTGTTAGTTTTATTTCGGTATCCGTTACGGCCTGAACGTATTCTACTTCTCTTATTGCATTGGCATCTAACGGATTTGGCAGTTTTTTCGCATCTAGTTTTCCGTTTACAGTTAGCGGAATCTCATCTAATTGGATGTAGTAATCCGGAATCATAAAGGAAGGCAGTATACCTTTCAGAAATTGAATCAGCTCTTGCGTATCCATTGGTTTTGTGGCCTTTAAGTAGGCTACAATTTCTTTTTCATCACCTGAAACTGTGATTGTTTTCACAACAGCAAAATCTACCTGTTCATTCGACAATAGAGCATTTTCTATTTCTTCCAACTCTATTCGATATCCTCTAACTTTAACCTGATTGTCTTTTCTGCCTACAAATTCTATTTTACCATTTGCAAGTCTTTTAACCATATCGCCTGTTCTATAAAGCTTTTCATCAGCCTTAAAAGGGTTTACGATAAATTTTTCGGCCGTAATTTCTTCTTTATTCAAATAACCTCTTGTTACCTGATTTCCTGAAATACATAATTCTCCTATGCTGTAAAACGGACATAGTTTTAAATGATCGTCCAATACATAAGTTGCGTTATAGGCATTACTTTGTCCTATTACCGCATTTGGAAATTGCTTTACGCTTGGCAAATAACTTTCGGACGTGATAAAAATCGATCCTTCAGTTGGTCCGTACAGCACGTTTATGACAGCATTGACAAATACTTCTCTTATTTCTTCGAGAATTCCGACAGGTATTTTGTCTCCTCCAATAAAAATCGATTCTATATGATGGTAGGATTGCTGGCTTTTGTTTGTTTTTATATGATCGATAACCGCTCTCATTAGCGTTGGTACGGCATGAAAACTATTTGTTTGTCTGAGAATTTTGGAGAGATCCTCCATGTCTTTTATTTCCTCGTTGGGTACCATCACTACTTTTCCTCCTGCTAATAGGGGATAAAACAATTCGAAAAGAAAAATATCAAACGAATTGGATGCCAGCAAAGGCATTACGGGTTTTTGAGAAATAACAAAACGGTTTTTTGTATTGACTAGTAAAGCACTGATACTTCTATGCTCTACAAGTACTCCTTTCGGTTTTCCTGTTGACCCCGAAGTATAGATAAGATAGGCTAAATCGGATGGGGAAATGATCGCTTTTGATACCGTCAAATTGGCCTTTGGATATTCTCTGAAACGATCGATAAAATCCTCATTAATAATAATCGAACTGTTGGTATCTTCCAAAATATAATCTACCCTGTCCTGTGGCAAATTAATATGCAGAGGAACGTATACAGCACCGGCTTTTAAAGTTCCTAATAAGGCAACAATAAGCCAGTCGCTTCGGTCCAGCTGCAATGCAATAAAATCTCCGGACTGTACTTTATGTTCTGATATTAGAAAAGCGGCAAACTGATCTGCCAGTACATTTAATGCTCCAAAGCTGTACTGTGCTTCCCCATACACTAAAGCAATATGATCCTGATTTTCCTTCACAACATTTTCAAACAGTTCGACCAAAGTATATTCGGGAGAAATCTCTTTCAACATATCGTGACCGGATAAAGACAACACTGCTTCTTTTTCTGATTCTTTTAGAAGTTCTACTTCCGAAATCGCAATATCAAAGTTTTCTACTACAGTGTTTATGACTTGTTCGAAATGAGCCTTAAGCGCTATAATAGCCTCTTCTTTAT
This window encodes:
- a CDS encoding non-ribosomal peptide synthetase, coding for MKIKDIYPLTPLQEGIYFHWKLSKSMYFEQSSYKIQAELDINYLKESYDQLIARHDVLRTCFRDNVGEDLLQIVQNEVPSNFTYLDITGNTTETIAAVKEQDIAKGFDLATGSQMRLTVLKTSGNQYELIWSHHHIIMDGWCISILIGEFFALYEGLLQGKKNILPKATPYSDYVKWLMKNDKEKSLQYWNGYLEGFQGLNTLPFPKQNTETFTPGEIFYTIGGSLREKLAVFCQENSITENVFFQTIWGILLAKYNNTNDVVFGGVVSGRPAEIYDVANIIGLFINTIPVRISFDRQTTVKQILLQTQEQAIKSLPYHYQAISDTQRSVNNNQSLFDHIIVFENYMTAEVVANELADNEKTNIKLLETELYEGENYDFSLAIIPGEEISIRFTFNAEKYKEEAIIALKAHFEQVINTVVENFDIAISEVELLKESEKEAVLSLSGHDMLKEISPEYTLVELFENVVKENQDHIALVYGEAQYSFGALNVLADQFAAFLISEHKVQSGDFIALQLDRSDWLIVALLGTLKAGAVYVPLHINLPQDRVDYILEDTNSSIIINEDFIDRFREYPKANLTVSKAIISPSDLAYLIYTSGSTGKPKGVLVEHRSISALLVNTKNRFVISQKPVMPLLASNSFDIFLFELFYPLLAGGKVVMVPNEEIKDMEDLSKILRQTNSFHAVPTLMRAVIDHIKTNKSQQSYHHIESIFIGGDKIPVGILEEIREVFVNAVINVLYGPTEGSIFITSESYLPSVKQFPNAVIGQSNAYNATYVLDDHLKLCPFYSIGELCISGNQVTRGYLNKEEITAEKFIVNPFKADEKLYRTGDMVKRLANGKIEFVGRKDNQVKVRGYRIELEEIENALLSNEQVDFAVVKTITVSGDEKEIVAYLKATKPMDTQELIQFLKGILPSFMIPDYYIQLDEIPLTVNGKLDAKKLPNPLDANAIREVEYVQAVTDTEIKLTEIWQRILDRKVIGIQDNFFHLGGHSLKMIKLSNQIFVNFGMHLNIKEIYIHPTIEQQAVFIDSAKNGYTLSIPNAEIAESYPLSSSQYRMYNICSIDTQANKAYNIRIIDVKNKPVNVESFTKALNSLLERHEVLRTAFITNESGEPRQIIIPIQKIEPLKIQYLDLRNSETLEKDLQKALIETGDVSFNLETPPLMKAALISVKDDKWIIGIIFHHIIFDGWSTDVFVKELYALYEKYNEKRDIILPPLAIQFKDYAVWEQSMIKSDAIEADKNYWLKQFEGNLPILSELGDQKRPNIKTHNGGVISKVLKGNILKDLNTLCENEEVSLFMVFLAVTNILIYKNTGDQDIITGSPIVNRDYPELFDQIGFYANTIPLRTHLDENASFTETLKQIKENVINAKEYQKFPLDELIKLLNIKYDASRNPLFDIVVTAREENNEPSDAATYDTIIDVVGNGVSAKFDLTFDFLITESKLTLSLQYNTDIFSSEKITSLLNHLEQILVQVTLNGGQKISAIDCLTQAEKQHLLEEINGHQTDYPKEASIIELFEKQAALTPEKTALVYKKQRYTYQELNNVANQLANYLEENYKIKRDLAAIYLPKNEWQIISILALLKLGCAYVPISTDYPQERISYIIKDANAECLIAADLIEDFVKSQTDYSSKFESTYAKANDLAYVMYTSGSTGEPKGVLIEQQSVVRLVKNTNFINLTGEEVLLATGAFSFDASTFEYWGMLLNGGTLVICDENTLLSVRGMNEVVANEKVTIMWFTAGWLHQLVDENLILFKNLKTIVCGGDVLSPHHITKLKSTYPELVVVNGYGPTENTTFSITHTIDLPIKTSVPIGVPISNSTVYIMDKNHQLVPKGAIGEICVGGDGLARGYLNNAELTHSKFIKNPYKTAERLYKTGDLGRWTNNNTIEFIGRKDNQVKLRGYRIELGEIENILCTHQSIFSSLVVITDGTAAEKKLIAYVITDDDLESNSLKNWLRTQLPKYMIPNHFVFLQEFPLNINGKIDRAKLPEITSLETEREEYVAPDTTTEKTLVKIWEDVLEIEKIGLRDNFFDLGGHSLKAVKMFNLINNEFEVKLAISDLFNNPTVESLANEIDNVIWVNNEELEDVENENITI